In Sphingomonas sp. SORGH_AS_0950, the following are encoded in one genomic region:
- a CDS encoding metalloregulator ArsR/SmtB family transcription factor — translation MANALEIFRALSDPTRLRILALLRSMELSVGELAQVLGQSQPRVSRHVKILVDAELAERRKEGSWVFVALGDREAVEPMMAALDRWTAEAPDPWMVADVARLAAVRADRAASAAAWFEDHAGEWDAIRSLHVADSEIEEAMAGLIGEGDLGALIDIGTGTGRMLELFGDRADSALGIDRSSEMLRLARAKLHGRANTELRQADLYALPMGDGAADIAILHHVLHFAQQPGAAIAEAARVLGPGGRLLIADFAPHDREELRQKAAHSRLGFADEQMAGWFGPAGLTLARTETLEGGELTVKLWLGVKKGLRPVETNRVKAA, via the coding sequence ATGGCCAATGCGCTCGAAATCTTTCGTGCCCTCAGCGATCCGACGCGGCTGCGCATCCTGGCGCTGCTGCGGTCGATGGAGCTGTCGGTGGGCGAACTCGCGCAGGTGCTGGGCCAGAGCCAGCCGCGCGTCAGCCGCCATGTGAAGATCCTGGTCGATGCCGAACTGGCCGAGCGCCGCAAGGAGGGCAGCTGGGTCTTCGTCGCGCTGGGCGACCGCGAGGCGGTGGAGCCGATGATGGCGGCGCTCGATCGCTGGACGGCGGAGGCGCCCGATCCCTGGATGGTCGCCGATGTCGCGCGGCTGGCAGCGGTGCGGGCCGACCGGGCGGCGAGCGCGGCGGCCTGGTTCGAGGATCATGCGGGCGAGTGGGATGCTATCCGATCGCTCCATGTCGCGGACAGCGAGATCGAGGAGGCGATGGCGGGCCTGATCGGCGAGGGCGATCTGGGCGCGCTGATCGATATCGGCACGGGCACGGGGCGGATGCTGGAGCTGTTCGGCGACCGGGCGGATAGCGCGCTGGGCATCGACCGCTCGTCGGAGATGCTGCGGCTGGCCCGCGCCAAGCTGCACGGCCGCGCCAATACCGAGTTGCGGCAGGCGGACCTCTATGCGCTGCCCATGGGCGACGGCGCGGCGGACATCGCGATCCTGCACCATGTCCTGCACTTCGCGCAGCAACCGGGCGCGGCGATCGCCGAGGCGGCGCGGGTGCTGGGGCCGGGCGGGCGGCTGCTGATCGCCGACTTCGCGCCGCATGATCGCGAGGAATTGCGGCAGAAGGCGGCGCATAGCCGCCTGGGTTTCGCCGACGAACAGATGGCGGGCTGGTTCGGCCCCGCCGGGCTGACGCTGGCGCGGACCGAGACGCTGGAGGGCGGCGAGCTGACCGTCAAGCTCTGGCTGGGTGTGAAGAAGGGGCTTCGGCCCGTCGAGACGAATAGGGTGAAGGCGGCATGA
- the metF gene encoding methylenetetrahydrofolate reductase — MTNTILTRAEAALAHEEPLFADVGGDIAVSFEFFPPKTEKMDAQLWDAIRTLEPLDPRFVSVTYGAGGSTRERTHATVARIQRETTMDAAAHLTCVEATREEIDQVAQEYWAAGVRHIVALRGDPPAEGARFVSHPGGYENAADLVAGLKKLHPFEISVAAYPECHPDSADQKADIDNLKRKIDAGANRAITQFFFSPEAYFRFRDAAAAAGIAAEIVPGILPVSNVAQTRKFAAMCGAAIPEWMDRLFEGLDDHPGARQLVAATIAAEMCRRLYAGGVKGFHFYTLNRAELAYAISHLLGVRGKKAEAVAAA; from the coding sequence ATGACGAACACGATCCTGACGCGGGCCGAGGCCGCGCTGGCGCATGAGGAACCGCTGTTCGCCGATGTCGGCGGCGATATCGCGGTCAGCTTCGAATTCTTCCCGCCCAAGACGGAGAAGATGGACGCGCAGCTGTGGGACGCGATCCGCACGCTGGAGCCGCTGGACCCTCGCTTCGTCTCGGTGACCTACGGCGCAGGCGGCTCGACCCGCGAGCGGACCCATGCGACCGTCGCGCGCATCCAGCGCGAGACGACGATGGACGCCGCCGCGCACCTGACCTGTGTCGAGGCGACCCGCGAGGAGATCGACCAGGTCGCGCAGGAATATTGGGCGGCGGGCGTGCGGCATATCGTCGCGCTTCGCGGCGATCCCCCCGCCGAGGGCGCGCGCTTCGTCAGCCATCCCGGCGGCTATGAGAATGCCGCCGATCTGGTCGCGGGCCTGAAGAAGCTGCACCCGTTCGAGATTTCGGTCGCGGCCTATCCCGAATGCCACCCGGACTCGGCGGACCAGAAGGCGGATATCGACAATCTGAAGCGCAAGATCGATGCGGGCGCCAACCGCGCGATTACCCAGTTCTTCTTCTCGCCCGAGGCCTATTTCCGCTTCCGCGATGCCGCCGCCGCCGCAGGGATCGCCGCCGAGATCGTGCCGGGCATCCTGCCGGTGTCCAACGTCGCGCAGACCCGCAAGTTCGCCGCGATGTGCGGTGCGGCGATCCCCGAATGGATGGACCGTCTGTTCGAGGGGCTGGACGATCATCCCGGCGCGCGTCAGCTGGTCGCCGCCACCATCGCCGCCGAAATGTGCCGCCGCCTCTATGCGGGCGGGGTGAAGGGGTTCCACTTCTACACCCTCAACCGCGCCGAACTCGCCTATGCGATCAGCCATTTGCTGGGCGTGCGGGGGAAGAAGGCCGAGGCGGTCGCGGCGGCGTGA
- the gntA gene encoding guanitoxin biosynthesis heme-dependent pre-guanitoxin N-hydroxylase GntA, translating to MSKTGSSLFPAHDPSEPQSAELLRAHIAAADFPCVGAKAAMARGTLDILGARDIASAWDDLRIHDRLRRFAERYRAEPQLFRSLAVVFAGPEQLDEAAFERAIWARIQSLSDKDVWLGQDWDERVSADPEDPHFSLSFGGEAFFVVGLHPNASRPARRFPRPAMIFNLHDQFEILRAQGKYEGMREKIMVRDEALAGSRNPMLARHGEMSEARQYSGRAVEEGWRCPFHYAGTDAGAGR from the coding sequence ATGTCGAAAACCGGAAGCAGCCTTTTCCCCGCGCACGATCCCAGCGAGCCGCAATCGGCCGAGCTGCTGCGTGCGCATATCGCGGCAGCGGATTTCCCTTGCGTCGGCGCCAAGGCGGCGATGGCGCGGGGGACGCTGGATATCCTGGGTGCGCGCGACATCGCCAGCGCCTGGGACGATTTGCGCATCCATGACCGGCTGCGGCGTTTCGCCGAACGCTATCGTGCCGAGCCGCAGCTGTTCCGCAGCCTGGCGGTGGTGTTCGCCGGGCCCGAGCAGCTCGACGAAGCCGCGTTCGAGCGCGCGATCTGGGCGCGGATCCAGTCGCTGTCGGACAAGGATGTCTGGCTGGGGCAGGACTGGGACGAACGGGTCAGCGCCGACCCGGAAGACCCGCATTTCTCGCTGTCCTTCGGCGGCGAGGCGTTCTTCGTCGTCGGGCTGCATCCCAATGCCAGCCGTCCGGCGCGACGCTTCCCGCGCCCCGCGATGATCTTCAACCTGCACGACCAGTTCGAGATATTGCGCGCCCAGGGCAAATATGAGGGGATGCGCGAGAAGATCATGGTCCGCGACGAGGCGCTGGCGGGATCGCGCAACCCGATGCTGGCGCGCCATGGCGAGATGAGCGAGGCCCGGCAATATAGCGGTCGCGCGGTGGAGGAGGGCTGGCGTTGCCCCTTCCACTATGCGGGCACCGATGCCGGGGCCGGGCGATGA
- a CDS encoding alkaline phosphatase family protein has product MNSLTAALLASAALFATPALAQTASPVPGTAPAPVATLPGTPQPPFPTTPPKLIVAISVDQFSADLFQQYRNHFTGGMARLLTGAVFPSGYQSHAATETCPGHSTILTGYRPAHTGIIANNWIDQSVGRADKIVYCSEDERVAGNDHNNYTVSDMHLKVPTLGERMKTADPRVRTVSVAGKDRAAVMMGGHKMDEIWWWDGKTYVSYAGRAVPPVVERTRKAVADLVARPQAPLPLPGFCKSLDRPITVGSQTLGTGRFQRAAGDLKAFRVSPAADAAVLAMAAGFVQDMKLGQGPQTDMLSVGLSATDYIGHALGTQGAEMCIQMEELDRSLAGFFDVLDATGVDYEVMLTADHGAHDMTERQQIRAMPMESHIAPEAKTKAMSAAIARDMGLSNTPPIMMSAEGDIYINRDLPPATRAKVLAEAKRRYEALPQVAAALTRDEIAATPWPTTPPETWTLKEKARSSYDPTRSGDLLILLKPRVTTIEEAAPGYVETHGSPWDYDRRVPILFWRKGMAGFEQPLSVETVDIAPTLAATIGLPIPGVDGRCLDLDPGAADTCKK; this is encoded by the coding sequence ATGAACTCCCTGACTGCCGCGCTTCTCGCCTCCGCCGCGCTGTTCGCCACCCCGGCGCTCGCCCAGACCGCCAGCCCCGTGCCGGGCACCGCGCCCGCCCCCGTCGCCACCCTGCCGGGCACGCCGCAGCCCCCCTTTCCCACCACGCCGCCCAAGCTGATCGTGGCGATCTCGGTCGACCAGTTCTCCGCCGACCTGTTCCAGCAATATCGCAACCACTTCACCGGCGGCATGGCGCGCCTGCTGACCGGCGCGGTCTTCCCATCGGGCTATCAGAGCCATGCCGCGACCGAGACCTGCCCCGGCCACTCGACCATCCTGACCGGCTATCGCCCCGCGCATACCGGGATCATCGCCAACAACTGGATCGACCAGTCGGTCGGGCGCGCGGACAAGATCGTCTATTGCTCGGAGGACGAGCGCGTCGCGGGCAATGACCATAACAACTACACCGTGTCGGACATGCACCTGAAGGTGCCGACGCTGGGCGAGCGGATGAAGACCGCCGACCCGCGCGTCCGCACCGTCTCGGTCGCAGGCAAGGACCGCGCCGCCGTGATGATGGGCGGGCACAAGATGGACGAGATCTGGTGGTGGGACGGCAAGACCTATGTCTCCTATGCCGGACGCGCCGTGCCGCCGGTCGTGGAGCGCACGCGCAAGGCGGTCGCCGATCTGGTCGCCCGGCCGCAGGCGCCGCTACCGCTGCCCGGCTTCTGCAAGTCGCTCGACCGGCCGATCACGGTCGGCAGCCAGACCCTGGGCACCGGCCGGTTCCAGCGCGCGGCGGGCGACCTGAAGGCGTTCCGCGTCTCGCCCGCCGCCGACGCGGCGGTGCTGGCGATGGCGGCGGGCTTCGTCCAGGACATGAAGCTGGGCCAGGGGCCGCAGACCGACATGCTGTCGGTCGGCCTGTCGGCGACCGACTATATCGGCCATGCGCTGGGCACCCAGGGGGCCGAGATGTGCATCCAGATGGAGGAGCTCGACCGTTCGCTGGCGGGGTTCTTCGACGTGCTCGATGCGACCGGCGTCGACTATGAGGTGATGCTGACCGCCGACCACGGCGCGCATGACATGACCGAGCGGCAGCAGATCCGCGCCATGCCGATGGAAAGCCATATCGCGCCCGAGGCCAAGACCAAGGCGATGTCGGCCGCGATCGCGCGCGACATGGGCCTGTCCAACACCCCGCCGATCATGATGAGCGCGGAGGGCGACATCTATATCAACCGCGATCTGCCACCCGCCACGCGCGCGAAGGTGCTGGCCGAGGCGAAGCGCCGTTACGAGGCACTGCCGCAGGTCGCCGCCGCGCTGACCCGCGACGAGATCGCCGCGACGCCCTGGCCCACCACCCCGCCCGAGACCTGGACGCTGAAGGAAAAGGCGCGGTCCTCCTATGACCCGACGCGGTCGGGCGACCTGCTGATCCTGCTCAAGCCGCGCGTGACGACGATCGAGGAAGCCGCGCCAGGCTATGTCGAGACGCATGGCTCGCCCTGGGACTATGACCGCCGCGTGCCGATCCTGTTCTGGCGCAAGGGCATGGCCGGGTTCGAGCAGCCGCTGTCGGTCGAGACAGTCGACATCGCGCCGACGCTGGCGGCGACGATCGGCCTGCCGATACCGGGCGTGGACGGGCGCTGCCTGGACCTTGATCCGGGTGCGGCGGATACGTGTAAGAAGTAA
- a CDS encoding homocysteine S-methyltransferase family protein, translating into MTTRETFLAEAAKRILITDGAFGTEIQNWKLDEAAYAGTLGLSHDQKGNNDILALTKPEVPEAIHRAYFEAGADIAETNTFSANRISQADYGAEHLVREINVESAKLARRIADEFAAKDGRPRFVAGAIGPTNKTLSLSPDVNDPGYREIDFDYLKDVYREQIDALVEGGADFILIETVFDTLNAKAGIMATIEAGEALGRDIPIMLSMTLTDLSGRNLSGHTVEAFWHAVRHAKPLTIGLNCSFGAEQLRPHVKTLSEICDTLIMIYPNAGLPNELGAYDEAPVTTAGLVGEWAVEGQVNVLGGCCGSTPAHIKAIADKVKGMTPRTIPTPPVVTRLAGLEPFTMAA; encoded by the coding sequence ATGACGACCCGCGAAACCTTCCTGGCCGAAGCCGCCAAGCGCATCCTGATCACCGACGGCGCGTTCGGCACCGAGATCCAGAACTGGAAGCTGGACGAGGCGGCCTATGCGGGAACGCTGGGCCTGTCCCATGACCAGAAGGGCAATAACGACATCCTGGCGCTGACCAAGCCCGAGGTGCCCGAGGCCATCCACCGCGCCTATTTCGAGGCGGGGGCGGACATTGCCGAGACCAACACCTTCTCCGCCAACCGGATCAGCCAGGCCGATTATGGCGCGGAACATCTGGTGCGCGAGATCAATGTCGAGAGCGCCAAGCTCGCCCGCCGCATCGCCGACGAATTCGCCGCGAAGGACGGCCGCCCCCGCTTCGTCGCGGGCGCGATCGGGCCGACCAACAAGACGCTGTCGCTGTCGCCGGATGTCAACGATCCGGGTTATCGCGAGATCGACTTCGATTACCTCAAGGACGTGTACCGCGAACAGATCGACGCGCTGGTCGAGGGCGGCGCGGACTTCATCCTGATCGAGACGGTGTTCGATACGCTGAACGCCAAGGCCGGGATCATGGCGACGATCGAGGCGGGCGAGGCGCTGGGCCGCGACATCCCGATCATGTTGTCGATGACGCTGACCGACCTGTCGGGCCGCAACCTGTCGGGCCACACGGTCGAGGCCTTCTGGCACGCGGTGCGCCATGCCAAGCCGCTGACCATCGGGCTGAACTGCTCGTTCGGCGCCGAGCAGCTACGCCCGCACGTCAAGACGCTGTCGGAAATCTGCGACACGCTTATCATGATCTACCCCAATGCCGGGCTGCCCAACGAACTGGGCGCCTATGACGAAGCGCCCGTCACCACCGCCGGTCTGGTCGGCGAATGGGCGGTCGAGGGGCAGGTCAATGTGCTGGGCGGCTGCTGCGGCTCGACCCCTGCGCATATCAAGGCGATCGCCGACAAGGTGAAGGGTATGACGCCCCGCACCATCCCGACCCCGCCGGTCGTCACCCGCCTCGCCGGGCTGGAGCCGTTCACCATGGCGGCCTGA
- the metH gene encoding methionine synthase, translating to MTNTSTSFVNVGERTNVTGSAAFKKMILAGDYTRAVEVARSQVENGAQVVDVNMDEGLLDAEYAMTTFLKLIAAEPDIARVPIMIDSSKWSVIEAGLKCVSGKPIVNSISMKEGEEAFLHYARRCMAYGAAVVVMAFDEVGQADTKDRKVEICARAYDLLMSIGFPPEDIIFDPNVFAVATGIEEHNNYGVDFIEACREIKARCPHVHISGGLSNLSFSFRGNEPVRRAMHSVFLYHAIPAGMDMAIVNAGQLDVYDTIDPELRTACEDVILNRDPEAGERLVALAERYRGTDAVAEKQAAEWRSLPVTKRLEYALVKGIDAHVVDDTEECRQQFARPIEVIEGPLMDGMNVVGDLFGSGKMFLPQVVKSARVMKKAVAHLLPFIEAAKEPGAKGKGKIVLATVKGDVHDIGKNIVGVVLQCNGFEVVDLGVMVPWSKIIAAANENDADMIGLSGLITPSLDEMVTVGEEMQRAGMTMPLLIGGATTSKVHTALRIAPAYSGPVVHVLDASRAVGVATTLVSDTQRDPYVAQVAADYEAVRKAREGKGANALLPLEEARARGFVADMALKAGDPKQPGVHVYQDWDLSDLRDYIDWTPFFRAWELAGNFPAILTDEVVGESASGLYADAQAMLDTIIAEKWLTARGVAALWPCRRDGDDVILTPSPLRGEGRGEGQGLGDTLATAPHPTLSPEGRGLEAGEVRIPFLRQQIAKREGRANMCLADFIDPAGDWMGGFAVGIHGIDAHIERFRAGHDDYNDILLKALADRLAEAFAERLHAHVRTDLWGYAAGEQLTNEALIREQYRGIRPAPGYPACPEHSIKRTLFDLLGAESAVGLELTDSFAMLPTAAVSGFYFGHAQAEYFGVARIGEDQVADYATRRGVDVAQATRWLRPNLD from the coding sequence ATGACCAACACCTCCACCAGTTTCGTCAATGTCGGCGAGCGGACCAACGTCACCGGATCGGCGGCGTTCAAGAAGATGATCCTGGCGGGCGATTACACCCGCGCGGTGGAGGTGGCGCGTAGCCAGGTCGAGAATGGCGCGCAGGTGGTCGACGTCAACATGGACGAAGGGCTGCTCGACGCCGAATATGCCATGACCACCTTCCTCAAGCTGATCGCCGCCGAGCCCGACATCGCGCGCGTGCCGATCATGATCGACAGCTCGAAATGGAGCGTGATCGAGGCGGGGCTGAAGTGCGTTTCCGGCAAGCCGATCGTCAACTCGATCAGCATGAAGGAAGGCGAGGAGGCGTTCCTCCATTATGCCCGCCGCTGCATGGCGTACGGCGCGGCGGTGGTCGTCATGGCGTTCGACGAGGTCGGCCAGGCCGACACCAAGGACCGCAAGGTCGAGATTTGCGCGCGCGCCTATGACCTCCTGATGTCGATCGGCTTCCCGCCCGAGGACATCATCTTCGACCCCAATGTCTTTGCGGTTGCGACCGGGATCGAAGAGCATAACAATTACGGCGTCGACTTCATCGAGGCGTGCCGCGAGATCAAGGCGCGCTGCCCGCACGTCCATATCTCGGGCGGCCTGTCGAACCTGTCGTTCAGCTTCCGCGGCAACGAGCCGGTGCGCCGCGCGATGCATTCGGTGTTCCTCTACCACGCCATCCCGGCGGGCATGGACATGGCGATCGTCAATGCGGGCCAGCTCGACGTGTACGACACGATCGACCCCGAACTGCGCACCGCCTGCGAGGATGTGATCCTCAATCGCGACCCGGAAGCGGGCGAGCGTCTGGTGGCGCTGGCCGAGCGCTATCGCGGCACCGATGCGGTGGCCGAGAAGCAGGCCGCCGAGTGGCGCAGCCTGCCCGTCACCAAGCGGCTGGAATATGCGCTGGTCAAGGGCATCGACGCGCATGTCGTCGACGATACCGAGGAATGCCGCCAGCAATTCGCCCGGCCCATCGAGGTGATCGAAGGCCCGCTGATGGACGGCATGAACGTCGTCGGCGACCTGTTCGGATCGGGCAAGATGTTCCTGCCGCAGGTGGTGAAGTCCGCCCGCGTCATGAAGAAGGCGGTCGCGCACCTCCTCCCCTTCATCGAGGCGGCGAAGGAGCCGGGCGCCAAGGGCAAGGGCAAGATCGTGCTCGCGACCGTCAAGGGCGACGTCCACGATATCGGCAAGAACATCGTCGGCGTGGTGCTCCAGTGCAACGGCTTCGAGGTGGTCGATCTGGGCGTCATGGTCCCCTGGTCGAAGATCATCGCGGCGGCGAACGAGAATGACGCCGACATGATCGGCCTGTCGGGCCTCATCACCCCCTCGCTGGACGAGATGGTGACGGTGGGCGAGGAGATGCAGCGGGCGGGCATGACCATGCCGCTGCTGATCGGCGGGGCCACGACGTCGAAGGTCCATACCGCGCTGCGCATCGCGCCTGCCTATTCGGGGCCGGTGGTCCATGTCCTCGACGCATCCCGCGCGGTCGGCGTGGCGACCACGCTCGTGTCCGACACCCAGCGCGACCCCTATGTCGCGCAGGTCGCCGCCGATTATGAAGCCGTCCGCAAGGCGCGTGAGGGCAAGGGGGCGAACGCCCTGTTGCCGCTGGAGGAAGCCCGCGCGCGCGGCTTCGTCGCGGACATGGCGCTGAAGGCGGGCGATCCGAAGCAGCCGGGCGTGCATGTCTATCAGGACTGGGACCTGTCGGACCTGCGCGACTATATCGACTGGACGCCCTTCTTTCGCGCCTGGGAACTGGCGGGCAATTTCCCCGCCATCCTGACCGACGAAGTGGTCGGCGAGAGCGCCAGCGGGCTCTATGCCGATGCGCAAGCCATGCTCGACACGATCATCGCCGAGAAGTGGCTGACCGCACGCGGCGTGGCGGCGCTCTGGCCCTGTCGCCGCGACGGCGATGACGTGATCCTGACTCCCTCTCCCCTCCGGGGAGAGGGCCGGGGTGAGGGGCAGGGGCTGGGCGATACCCTCGCCACCGCCCCTCACCCAACCCTCTCCCCGGAGGGGAGAGGGCTAGAAGCAGGCGAAGTCCGCATTCCCTTCCTGCGTCAGCAGATCGCCAAGCGCGAAGGCCGCGCCAATATGTGCCTGGCCGACTTCATCGACCCGGCGGGCGACTGGATGGGCGGCTTCGCGGTCGGCATCCACGGCATCGATGCGCATATCGAACGCTTCCGGGCGGGGCATGACGATTATAACGACATCCTGCTCAAGGCGCTGGCCGACCGTCTGGCCGAGGCGTTCGCCGAGCGGCTTCATGCGCATGTCCGCACCGACCTGTGGGGCTATGCGGCGGGCGAGCAGTTGACCAACGAGGCGCTGATCCGCGAGCAATATCGCGGCATCCGTCCCGCGCCGGGCTATCCCGCCTGCCCCGAGCACAGCATCAAGCGGACGCTGTTCGACCTGCTGGGGGCGGAAAGCGCGGTCGGACTGGAGTTGACCGATAGCTTCGCGATGCTGCCGACGGCGGCGGTCAGCGGCTTCTACTTCGGGCACGCCCAGGCCGAATATTTCGGCGTCGCGCGGATCGGCGAGGACCAGGTGGCGGATTATGCCACCCGGCGCGGGGTCGATGTCGCGCAGGCGACCCGGTGGTTGCGCCCCAATCTCGATTGA
- a CDS encoding protein-disulfide reductase DsbD: protein MRGWFYILMTALFMVMGYVPAMAESGPPAAPGAIHLPMRLVPESATPAAGGHVTLAIAATPEKGWHGYWKNGGDAGLPTEAHWTLPRGVTAGELRYPVPGRLKIAGLMNYVYERPFALLVDLNLPAGLASGTALPVSVKLDYLVCTDTICVPESQTLSTTLTVGDGAVAPATRAEFDRWRAALPRPLGSDGVIETKGKGVRIAVPLPASVAVKDAYFFPDRSGVIDHAAPQTLTRNGDQLLLAVPAAAVPTPGPVSGVLSIGEGQGLAFAAKPGAIAGAGGEADHGLGAVALAFLGAVLGGLLLNIMPCVFPILSLKALSLARGGGGERHARAEALAYTAGVVLVCVGLGVILLALRAGGQSAGWAFQLQDPRVIGVLLLLVAGIAFNLAGLFELPTPAFAGRSGAMGSFATGALAAFVATPCSGPFMAGALGAALVLPAAAALAVFAGLGIGIALPFIAIGFVPALRRRLPKPGMWMVRLRHILSVPMFLTALALAWILGQEAGVTGMTLGLAAALLASLGFWWTGLRQHGGKGRAGWPAIAALVLAVAIVVTVKPAAAVARTTADTAFSEARLEDLRKQGRPVFAYFTADWCLSCKVNEAAAIERSSVRDAFQRNKVAVLVGDWTDGDPVLGRFIERHNRAGVPLYLYYAPGAKEPQVLPQVLTPSMLEKLGA from the coding sequence ATGCGCGGTTGGTTTTACATCCTGATGACGGCGCTTTTCATGGTGATGGGCTATGTCCCCGCCATGGCGGAAAGCGGCCCACCGGCCGCGCCCGGCGCGATCCATCTGCCGATGCGCCTCGTTCCCGAAAGCGCAACCCCGGCGGCGGGCGGCCATGTCACGCTGGCCATCGCCGCCACGCCCGAAAAGGGCTGGCACGGCTATTGGAAGAATGGCGGCGATGCAGGCCTGCCGACCGAGGCGCACTGGACGCTGCCCCGGGGCGTGACGGCGGGCGAGTTGCGCTATCCGGTGCCGGGGCGGCTGAAGATCGCCGGGCTGATGAACTATGTCTATGAGCGGCCCTTCGCGCTGCTCGTCGATCTGAACCTGCCCGCCGGGCTTGCCAGCGGCACCGCGCTGCCCGTGTCGGTGAAGCTTGACTATCTGGTCTGCACCGACACCATCTGCGTCCCCGAAAGCCAGACGCTGTCGACCACGCTGACCGTGGGCGACGGCGCGGTCGCGCCTGCGACGCGCGCCGAGTTCGACCGTTGGCGCGCCGCGCTGCCCCGGCCGCTGGGCAGCGACGGCGTGATCGAGACGAAGGGCAAGGGCGTGCGGATCGCCGTCCCGCTGCCCGCCTCGGTCGCGGTGAAGGACGCCTATTTCTTCCCCGACCGCAGCGGGGTGATCGACCATGCCGCGCCGCAGACGCTGACCCGCAATGGCGACCAGCTGCTCCTGGCCGTCCCGGCCGCCGCCGTGCCGACGCCGGGGCCGGTGTCGGGCGTGCTGTCGATCGGCGAGGGGCAGGGGCTGGCCTTCGCCGCCAAACCGGGCGCGATCGCCGGGGCGGGCGGCGAGGCCGACCATGGCCTTGGCGCGGTGGCGCTGGCCTTTCTGGGGGCGGTGCTGGGCGGGCTGCTGCTCAACATCATGCCCTGCGTCTTCCCGATCCTGAGCCTCAAGGCGCTGAGCCTCGCCCGTGGCGGCGGCGGCGAACGGCATGCGCGGGCCGAGGCGCTGGCCTATACGGCGGGCGTGGTGCTGGTGTGCGTGGGGCTGGGCGTGATCCTGCTGGCGCTCCGCGCAGGGGGGCAGAGCGCGGGCTGGGCGTTCCAGTTGCAGGACCCGCGCGTGATCGGCGTCCTCCTGCTGCTCGTCGCGGGGATCGCGTTCAACCTGGCGGGGCTGTTCGAGCTGCCGACCCCGGCCTTTGCGGGCCGTTCGGGCGCGATGGGCTCGTTCGCGACCGGCGCGCTGGCGGCCTTTGTCGCGACGCCCTGTTCGGGGCCGTTCATGGCAGGCGCGCTGGGCGCGGCGCTGGTCCTGCCCGCCGCCGCCGCGCTGGCGGTGTTCGCCGGGCTGGGGATCGGCATCGCGCTTCCCTTCATCGCCATCGGTTTCGTGCCCGCGCTTCGGCGGCGGCTTCCCAAGCCGGGGATGTGGATGGTGCGGCTGCGCCATATCCTGTCGGTGCCGATGTTCCTGACCGCGCTCGCGCTGGCGTGGATATTGGGGCAGGAGGCGGGGGTGACCGGCATGACGCTGGGGCTGGCGGCCGCATTGCTGGCGTCGCTGGGTTTCTGGTGGACGGGCCTTCGCCAGCATGGCGGCAAGGGCCGCGCGGGCTGGCCCGCCATCGCCGCGCTGGTGCTGGCGGTGGCGATCGTGGTGACGGTCAAGCCCGCCGCGGCGGTGGCCAGGACCACCGCCGACACCGCCTTCAGCGAAGCCAGGCTGGAGGATCTGCGCAAGCAGGGCCGCCCGGTCTTCGCCTATTTCACCGCCGACTGGTGCCTGAGCTGCAAGGTCAACGAAGCCGCCGCGATCGAGCGCAGCTCGGTGCGCGACGCGTTCCAGCGCAACAAGGTGGCGGTGCTGGTCGGCGACTGGACCGATGGCGATCCCGTGCTGGGACGGTTTATCGAGAGGCACAACCGGGCCGGGGTGCCGCTCTACCTCTATTATGCCCCCGGTGCGAAGGAACCGCAGGTGCTGCCGCAGGTGCTGACCCCGTCGATGCTGGAGAAGCTGGGGGCGTAA
- a CDS encoding urea carboxylase-associated family protein, which translates to MSATTVEIPPRSGDAFRMARGDTLTVIDPRGRQVADLLAFNAEDLDEVISSGRTLDYAETIRLTTGHKLYSNRSRVMLEIVADTVGMHDFLLTPCSVDTFDHFYPDLPRHRGCFGNLAAALAPFGVVPDRIPVAFNCFMNVPVDGTTGKLEVLPPLSGPGDHIRFVAHMDLVIGLTACSAPASNGGSFKPIEYRVERR; encoded by the coding sequence ATGAGCGCGACGACGGTCGAGATTCCGCCTCGCAGCGGCGACGCCTTTCGCATGGCCAGGGGCGACACCCTGACCGTCATCGACCCGCGCGGGCGGCAGGTCGCCGATCTGCTCGCCTTCAATGCGGAGGATCTGGACGAGGTGATCTCGTCGGGCCGGACGCTCGATTATGCCGAGACGATCCGGCTGACCACCGGGCACAAGCTCTATTCCAACCGCTCGCGGGTGATGCTGGAGATCGTCGCGGATACGGTGGGGATGCACGACTTCCTGCTGACGCCCTGCTCGGTCGACACGTTCGACCATTTCTATCCCGACCTGCCGCGCCATCGTGGATGCTTCGGCAATCTGGCGGCGGCGCTGGCGCCTTTCGGCGTGGTGCCCGACCGGATTCCGGTGGCGTTCAACTGCTTTATGAACGTGCCGGTCGACGGGACGACCGGCAAGCTGGAAGTGCTGCCGCCGCTCAGCGGACCCGGCGACCATATCCGCTTCGTGGCGCATATGGATCTGGTGATCGGCCTGACCGCCTGTTCCGCACCCGCGTCGAATGGGGGGAGCTTCAAGCCGATCGAATATCGGGTCGAGCGCCGGTAA